The following coding sequences are from one Natrarchaeobaculum sulfurireducens window:
- a CDS encoding NAD(P)/FAD-dependent oxidoreductase: MGSGSGGTMAANILRRKLDSKAVEVTVIDKRTEHYYQPSFYLIPFGYLEPEQSRHIDELLKSGVEFVNDAVTEIDPDERTVTLAEGDDLEYDYLVVATGHRLDPSATPGLVEAWQEGDDVYPFYHYDAALELREALENFDGGTFLVTQPDTPIKCPGAPLKLTMLAEDYFRRRGIRDDVEVIMTRNAEHHFGVQPYRDALYEIWDDRDIEFKSNVSVDRIDPDAGVVHSADGEQIEYDLYAPVTPQFGQEAITDGSPLADGSEDGEYVTIDQHTCQHDEYDEIFALGDCENAPHSKTAAAARKQAHVVADNLEALVEDKPLRANYDGYAACPLLTEKGKAMIAEFDYEDSISAPVESKLNWIMDVNVLPTVYWDAWMKGYDPLP, from the coding sequence GTGGGTTCAGGATCCGGCGGGACGATGGCGGCGAACATTCTCCGTCGAAAACTGGACTCCAAGGCGGTCGAGGTGACCGTAATCGACAAACGCACAGAACACTACTACCAACCGTCGTTTTATTTGATCCCGTTCGGCTATCTCGAACCGGAGCAGTCCAGACATATCGATGAGTTGCTCAAATCCGGCGTCGAGTTCGTCAACGACGCTGTGACGGAGATCGATCCCGACGAGCGAACTGTCACGCTTGCCGAGGGCGACGACCTCGAGTACGACTACCTCGTGGTCGCGACGGGCCACCGGCTCGACCCGAGCGCGACGCCAGGCCTCGTGGAGGCCTGGCAAGAAGGCGACGACGTCTATCCGTTCTATCACTACGACGCCGCGCTCGAACTGCGTGAGGCGCTCGAGAATTTCGACGGTGGGACCTTCCTCGTCACCCAGCCAGATACGCCGATCAAGTGTCCGGGCGCGCCGCTAAAACTCACGATGCTTGCGGAGGACTACTTCCGACGGCGAGGCATCCGCGACGATGTCGAGGTCATCATGACGCGCAACGCCGAGCACCACTTCGGCGTGCAGCCGTACCGCGACGCGCTCTATGAGATCTGGGACGATCGCGACATCGAGTTCAAATCGAACGTCTCGGTCGACCGGATCGATCCCGACGCGGGCGTCGTCCACTCTGCGGACGGCGAGCAGATCGAATACGATCTCTACGCACCGGTGACGCCACAGTTCGGCCAGGAAGCGATCACCGACGGGTCGCCGCTGGCCGACGGCTCAGAAGACGGCGAGTACGTCACGATCGACCAACACACCTGCCAGCACGACGAGTACGACGAAATCTTCGCGCTCGGGGACTGCGAGAACGCACCCCATTCGAAGACGGCAGCAGCCGCTCGCAAGCAGGCTCACGTCGTGGCAGACAACCTCGAGGCGCTGGTCGAGGACAAACCGCTGCGTGCGAACTACGACGGCTACGCCGCTTGCCCGCTACTGACGGAGAAAGGCAAAGCGATGATCGCCGAGTTCGACTACGAAGACTCGATCTCTGCGCCCGTCGAGAGCAAACTGAACTGGATCATGGACGTCAACGTCCTCCCGACCGTCTACTGGGATGCCTGGATGAAAGGCTACGACCCACTTCCGTAA
- a CDS encoding DUF1641 domain-containing protein produces the protein MAGNDQSIDGSFDETPFEPAEADELARVIEKHDAELAELLELLVVAQELSADLAPELREAAGDSREPIREIRLALEREETLVLIQRVGENADTLVELLEVLEVTDELVTDLVPEVQTIVHENRETLARLRLALEREETLVLLERLGENADTMAELLELLDVTHELASDLVPEAVEVAQENRQPIAELRVMFAGLAGTYAQSDLEPERLGQNLGNMLVFACQLGDDQFIDAMESGFTAFTDPEPPKKVGLLGMIGALRDDDVRQGLGVLMEFLRRMGASRATDGE, from the coding sequence ATGGCAGGAAACGACCAATCGATCGACGGATCCTTCGACGAAACGCCGTTCGAGCCCGCCGAGGCCGACGAACTCGCACGAGTCATCGAAAAACACGACGCAGAACTGGCGGAGTTGCTCGAGTTGCTCGTCGTCGCCCAGGAGCTCTCGGCGGACCTCGCCCCTGAGCTTCGCGAGGCCGCTGGCGACTCCCGTGAGCCGATCCGCGAGATTCGGCTCGCTCTCGAGCGCGAGGAGACGCTGGTGCTCATCCAGCGCGTCGGGGAGAACGCTGATACTCTCGTTGAACTCCTCGAGGTGCTCGAGGTAACCGACGAACTCGTGACCGACCTCGTCCCGGAGGTACAGACGATCGTTCACGAGAACCGGGAGACGCTCGCCCGACTGCGGCTCGCACTCGAGCGCGAGGAGACGCTCGTCTTGCTCGAGCGACTGGGCGAGAACGCCGATACGATGGCGGAGCTGCTCGAGTTGCTCGACGTGACTCACGAGCTTGCGTCCGATTTGGTTCCAGAGGCTGTCGAGGTGGCCCAGGAGAACCGCCAGCCGATCGCCGAACTTAGAGTGATGTTCGCCGGGCTCGCCGGTACGTACGCACAATCAGACCTCGAACCCGAGCGACTGGGACAAAACCTCGGCAACATGCTCGTCTTCGCCTGTCAGCTCGGTGATGACCAGTTCATCGATGCCATGGAATCCGGGTTCACCGCGTTTACCGATCCTGAACCCCCGAAGAAGGTCGGATTGTTGGGGATGATCGGGGCCCTTCGTGACGACGACGTTCGACAGGGCCTCGGCGTCCTGATGGAATTCCTCCGTCGGATGGGGGCCTCTCGAGCCACTGACGGTGAGTGA
- a CDS encoding peroxiredoxin has product MSVDQPAESGFPLIGDQFPELEVETTHGTKAIPDDYEDRWFVLFSHPGDFTPVCTTEFVGFEQRREAFEELNTELIGLSIDRVHSHIKWTEWIDDEIDEDIGFPIIADESGTVAEKLGMVHPGQGTSTIRAVFIVDPDGITRQVLYYPKEIGRNVDEVLRSLEALQISDDEDVALPANWPENENFGDKALLSPPGTVEEAEARLAEADEEGYESYDWWFTLKDL; this is encoded by the coding sequence ATGTCTGTAGACCAACCCGCGGAAAGCGGCTTTCCGCTCATCGGGGATCAGTTCCCCGAACTCGAAGTCGAAACGACGCACGGAACGAAAGCGATCCCGGACGACTACGAGGACAGGTGGTTTGTCCTCTTCAGCCACCCCGGTGACTTTACGCCGGTCTGTACGACCGAGTTCGTTGGCTTCGAGCAGCGCCGCGAGGCGTTCGAGGAACTGAACACTGAACTGATCGGGCTTTCGATCGACCGCGTCCACTCGCATATCAAGTGGACCGAGTGGATCGACGACGAGATTGACGAGGATATCGGCTTTCCGATCATCGCCGACGAGAGCGGTACCGTCGCCGAAAAACTCGGAATGGTCCACCCTGGACAGGGTACGTCGACCATCCGTGCGGTCTTCATCGTCGACCCCGACGGGATCACTCGGCAGGTCCTCTACTACCCCAAAGAGATCGGCCGAAACGTCGACGAAGTACTTCGCTCGCTCGAGGCACTGCAGATCAGTGACGACGAAGACGTCGCGCTCCCGGCAAACTGGCCGGAAAACGAGAACTTCGGCGACAAGGCACTGCTCTCGCCACCAGGGACTGTCGAGGAAGCCGAGGCCCGACTGGCCGAAGCCGACGAAGAGGGGTACGAATCGTACGACTGGTGGTTCACGCTGAAAGACCTCTAA
- a CDS encoding NAD(P)/FAD-dependent oxidoreductase translates to MYTDDGFDYDVAVVGGGPAGLTSALYATRLGLDTLVVDRGGGRAAMMQETHNVIGIEEHVSGNEFLQTAREQVQGYGADVERGLVEDVTPIDGLDSSPVDGGFRVSFNDETVDVCRVVLATGFADERPDPPLPRTGRGLHYCLHCDAFMFVDEPVYVMGTTDAAAYVAMIMLNYTDDVDVLTRGDAPEWSEETATMLEAHPVDVVTEEITGMTKRGDGWLESFEFEDGTTRQYTGGFPMYGSNYHDDLVESLGLERTDDGTVAVDDHGRTSVDGVYAVGDLTPGHNQVPIAMGEGANAGIAVHKDLRAFPRSLEAIEEYGAVSDADVPAVSAGLKATAVDHDGHAGYPDEQSETVADD, encoded by the coding sequence ATGTATACGGACGACGGATTCGATTACGACGTTGCGGTCGTCGGCGGCGGGCCGGCAGGACTGACGAGTGCGCTGTACGCGACTCGACTGGGGCTCGACACGCTAGTCGTCGATCGTGGCGGCGGCCGCGCCGCTATGATGCAGGAAACCCACAACGTCATCGGCATCGAAGAACACGTCTCGGGCAACGAGTTCCTTCAGACCGCCCGTGAGCAGGTACAGGGATACGGTGCCGACGTCGAACGTGGGCTCGTCGAGGACGTCACCCCGATCGACGGCCTTGACTCGAGTCCGGTCGACGGTGGCTTCCGCGTTTCGTTCAACGACGAGACGGTCGACGTTTGTCGGGTCGTCCTCGCAACGGGATTCGCTGACGAGCGCCCAGATCCACCGCTTCCACGAACTGGGCGGGGGCTGCATTATTGTTTGCACTGTGATGCGTTCATGTTCGTCGACGAACCCGTCTACGTGATGGGAACGACCGATGCGGCCGCCTACGTTGCGATGATCATGCTGAACTACACCGACGACGTCGATGTGCTCACCCGTGGTGACGCACCCGAGTGGAGCGAGGAGACGGCGACGATGCTCGAGGCCCACCCTGTCGACGTCGTCACCGAGGAGATCACAGGCATGACCAAACGCGGCGATGGATGGCTCGAGTCCTTCGAGTTCGAAGACGGGACGACGCGGCAGTACACCGGCGGGTTCCCGATGTACGGGTCGAACTACCACGACGACCTCGTCGAGTCACTCGGCCTCGAGCGAACCGACGATGGTACCGTCGCCGTCGACGACCACGGACGGACGTCGGTCGACGGCGTCTACGCCGTTGGCGACCTCACACCCGGACACAATCAGGTCCCAATCGCGATGGGCGAGGGTGCCAACGCGGGTATCGCGGTTCACAAAGACCTGCGTGCGTTCCCGCGCTCGCTCGAAGCGATCGAAGAATACGGAGCCGTCTCGGACGCCGACGTTCCAGCGGTCTCCGCGGGCCTGAAAGCGACAGCGGTCGACCACGATGGACATGCCGGCTATCCCGACGAGCAGTCCGAAACTGTCGCCGACGACTGA
- a CDS encoding MBL fold metallo-hydrolase, with product MVEAISAADLRDRIEADAFDVLFDTRAPEDFEEWHIAEAENVQYSGSDDELVGEFDPEAYDPEAAVIITCATGNSAGAFAEYLTEVEGFEDVAYVDGGMEDWSLVYDVVPIATERDELEILQLQRRAKGCLGYLVGSKRTGKAALIDVTRATGAFESAAADRGYEIARVFDTHIHADHISAGRMLADKYDTPYHLGEPATTRDPQFEFDGLEPNEAVLVGDIAIKAVHTPGHTTGMTSYLVEDEALVTGDTLFVESIGRTELQFAGEDAKAGARVQYETLHHKIGTLPDHVKILPGHFSLTNCGEYIDVQPGAPMFSTVGEIWAKNEIIQLEEDEFVEHMFDNLPSKPPNYEKVIETNLGVYEPAGEDERNELELGPNRCAATEDSAVADD from the coding sequence ATGGTAGAAGCCATTTCGGCAGCAGACTTACGAGACCGGATCGAAGCCGATGCGTTCGACGTGCTCTTCGACACGCGAGCGCCCGAGGATTTCGAAGAGTGGCACATTGCCGAGGCCGAGAACGTCCAGTACTCGGGCTCAGACGACGAACTCGTCGGCGAGTTCGACCCCGAGGCCTACGACCCCGAAGCCGCGGTCATCATCACGTGTGCAACCGGCAACTCGGCCGGTGCGTTCGCCGAGTACCTCACCGAGGTCGAAGGCTTCGAAGACGTCGCCTACGTTGACGGTGGAATGGAAGATTGGAGTCTGGTCTACGACGTCGTTCCGATCGCGACCGAACGCGACGAACTCGAGATCCTCCAGCTCCAGCGCCGTGCGAAGGGGTGTCTCGGCTATCTCGTCGGCTCGAAGCGTACCGGTAAAGCCGCACTCATCGACGTCACGCGTGCGACCGGTGCCTTCGAGTCCGCTGCAGCCGACCGTGGCTACGAGATTGCCCGCGTCTTCGATACACACATTCACGCGGACCACATCTCTGCGGGCCGCATGCTCGCCGACAAGTACGACACCCCCTACCACCTCGGCGAACCCGCTACCACGCGGGATCCGCAGTTCGAATTCGACGGCCTCGAGCCAAACGAAGCAGTGCTTGTTGGCGACATCGCCATCAAGGCAGTTCATACGCCGGGTCACACCACGGGTATGACCTCCTACCTCGTCGAAGATGAGGCACTGGTGACCGGCGATACGCTGTTCGTCGAGTCGATCGGCCGCACCGAGCTCCAGTTCGCTGGCGAGGATGCGAAAGCCGGTGCTCGAGTCCAGTACGAGACGCTCCACCACAAGATCGGGACCTTGCCGGACCACGTCAAGATCCTCCCTGGACACTTCTCGCTGACCAACTGCGGTGAGTACATCGACGTCCAGCCCGGCGCACCGATGTTCTCGACCGTCGGCGAGATCTGGGCGAAAAACGAGATCATCCAGCTCGAAGAAGACGAGTTCGTCGAGCACATGTTCGACAACCTGCCATCGAAGCCGCCGAACTACGAGAAGGTTATCGAGACGAACCTCGGCGTCTACGAGCCAGCGGGCGAAGACGAGCGTAACGAACTCGAGCTTGGCCCCAACCGCTGTGCAGCCACCGAAGATAGCGCCGTCGCGGACGACTGA
- a CDS encoding DUF7512 family protein yields the protein MLGIEGGLLGAFAVVGFITAQAVVLYVAYGWLESLVQKVVARVQRVT from the coding sequence ATGCTCGGAATCGAAGGCGGACTGCTCGGCGCGTTCGCGGTCGTCGGGTTCATCACCGCCCAGGCAGTCGTCCTCTACGTCGCCTACGGCTGGCTCGAGTCGCTCGTCCAGAAAGTAGTTGCACGCGTCCAGCGGGTGACCTAG
- a CDS encoding sulfite exporter TauE/SafE family protein yields the protein MELVGLSLPLLALFVGFGFMVGVLFGFFGMGGSFLITPTLLILDYPASVAIGCGLAFYFGTSVIAVMKHYDVGQVDYKLGAVLFVVLSIGIELGSRLVFALEALGIANLVTGIAYVLLLAGIGALFLRRAYNLDEDDEDDDGVDDEEIPAVGQRIQSYTIPPMISLTSGGRASLWTISGAGGGVGLVSGLIGVGGGFMRMPAIYYLIGTPLTAAVGTSLFAGLFSGAFGTFTYGASGSVDLAVVGTLLVGSAMGARIGSAATTIVEEDDVIIYFGIMMVLASAGIALSELANWLGTDALDVLSVVLLVGSSFFVGLMILYQAAQNVEMDGSHTKATPDGGD from the coding sequence ATGGAACTCGTTGGGCTCAGCCTGCCACTGCTGGCGTTGTTCGTGGGCTTCGGCTTTATGGTCGGCGTGTTGTTCGGCTTTTTCGGGATGGGCGGGTCGTTCCTGATCACGCCTACCCTGTTGATCCTCGATTATCCCGCGTCAGTCGCGATCGGCTGCGGGCTCGCGTTTTATTTCGGCACGTCGGTTATCGCCGTGATGAAACACTACGACGTCGGGCAAGTCGACTACAAACTCGGCGCGGTGTTGTTCGTCGTGCTCTCGATCGGTATCGAACTCGGGAGCCGCCTCGTCTTCGCTCTCGAGGCGCTAGGGATCGCCAACCTCGTCACCGGGATCGCATACGTGCTCCTGTTGGCGGGGATTGGTGCGCTCTTCTTGCGCCGGGCGTACAATCTCGACGAGGACGATGAGGACGACGATGGCGTCGACGATGAGGAGATACCGGCGGTCGGCCAGAGGATTCAGTCGTACACCATTCCTCCGATGATCTCGCTGACGTCCGGCGGCCGGGCGTCGCTGTGGACGATTTCGGGTGCCGGCGGGGGCGTCGGCCTCGTCTCCGGACTCATCGGCGTTGGCGGCGGCTTCATGCGGATGCCCGCGATCTACTACCTGATCGGGACGCCGCTGACTGCCGCCGTCGGGACGAGCCTGTTCGCCGGGCTGTTCTCCGGCGCGTTCGGCACGTTCACCTACGGGGCGTCGGGCAGCGTCGACCTCGCGGTCGTCGGAACGCTGCTCGTCGGCAGCGCGATGGGTGCACGGATCGGCTCGGCGGCGACAACGATCGTCGAAGAAGACGACGTCATCATCTACTTCGGCATCATGATGGTGCTGGCCAGCGCCGGCATCGCGTTGAGCGAACTCGCAAACTGGCTGGGAACGGACGCACTCGACGTGCTAAGCGTGGTCTTGCTCGTCGGTTCGTCGTTCTTCGTCGGGCTGATGATCCTCTATCAGGCCGCTCAGAACGTCGAAATGGACGGATCGCACACGAAAGCGACTCCCGACGGAGGTGACTGA
- a CDS encoding cation:proton antiporter domain-containing protein, with translation MLVTVVAVILALGVASRVLADRLRIPSVLFLIFAGIAIGPEVLGLVSSETFGSGLSAMVGVSVAIILFEGGYHLRVEKLRESPTALSRLTTVGALITWLGTAAAVVLFLETSLEVGLLVGALLIATGPTVVGPILQVVTVRDHVASVLEGEGVINDVTAAILVVAVFEVLIAGDGGLISLVGDFAWRLLVGLAFGALVAAAVWLALNQREFTPETGPLHARLIVLAGVVVAYAGAETIASETGIAAAAMAGFVLGNVDLPYHEDVIGFLDDLSVVVLSFIFVALAALIDFQDIMALGLAGLAIVVAITMVIRPAVIYLSTTSERFTHTERLFLSAVGPRGIIPASVATLFAVELQALGRPQEAQLLAGTVFLIIFATVVLQAGFARQIANALEVSPMRTIIVGGGRVGLSLAERLEQDGENVLLVDEAPDAVETARKRGLRAIEGNGTEANVLERASVSEAKTVIAATPDDDVNLLVCQLAQTTFDIETVASRVNQPENVEAFEALGVRAIDLSMATAWSLENVLERPSLSAWMNELGRTGDVQEIEVTASDLVGKPIAELNAEIPDECIVGLLTHRDGTTEVPTGGHRLREGDRVTFLGQMDAVDRAIKRFHPHD, from the coding sequence ATGCTCGTCACCGTCGTCGCCGTTATCTTAGCTCTCGGCGTTGCCTCCCGCGTACTCGCCGATCGACTCCGCATCCCGAGTGTCCTCTTTCTGATCTTCGCCGGGATCGCCATCGGTCCCGAAGTCCTCGGGCTCGTCTCGAGTGAGACCTTCGGGAGCGGACTCTCGGCGATGGTCGGCGTCAGCGTCGCGATCATCCTCTTCGAGGGTGGCTACCACCTCCGCGTCGAGAAGCTCCGGGAGAGTCCAACGGCGCTCTCCAGGCTCACCACCGTCGGTGCGCTGATCACGTGGCTGGGGACGGCCGCTGCGGTCGTCCTCTTTCTCGAGACCAGTCTCGAGGTGGGGCTGTTAGTCGGTGCGCTATTGATCGCCACCGGACCGACGGTGGTCGGCCCCATCCTGCAGGTCGTCACCGTCCGCGATCACGTGGCCTCGGTCCTCGAGGGCGAGGGCGTGATCAACGACGTGACGGCGGCGATCCTGGTGGTCGCGGTCTTCGAGGTGCTGATCGCCGGCGATGGCGGTCTCATCTCCCTTGTCGGCGACTTCGCGTGGCGATTACTCGTTGGACTGGCATTCGGCGCACTCGTCGCTGCCGCCGTCTGGCTTGCGCTCAATCAGCGGGAGTTTACCCCGGAAACTGGACCGTTGCACGCCAGGTTGATCGTCCTCGCCGGCGTCGTCGTCGCCTATGCGGGCGCGGAAACGATCGCCAGTGAGACAGGCATCGCCGCGGCTGCGATGGCCGGGTTCGTCCTCGGGAACGTCGACCTGCCCTACCACGAGGACGTGATCGGTTTCCTCGACGACCTCTCCGTGGTCGTCCTCTCGTTTATCTTCGTCGCGCTGGCGGCGCTGATCGATTTTCAGGACATCATGGCACTCGGGCTGGCCGGGCTCGCCATCGTCGTCGCGATCACGATGGTGATCCGGCCCGCCGTGATCTACCTCTCGACGACCAGCGAGCGTTTTACGCACACCGAACGGCTCTTTCTCAGCGCCGTTGGCCCCCGCGGGATCATCCCAGCGAGCGTCGCCACGCTGTTCGCGGTCGAACTCCAGGCGCTCGGGCGGCCACAGGAAGCCCAGTTGCTCGCTGGAACCGTCTTTCTGATTATCTTCGCGACAGTCGTCCTCCAGGCCGGCTTCGCACGACAGATCGCGAACGCACTCGAGGTTTCACCAATGCGCACCATCATCGTTGGCGGGGGACGGGTCGGCCTCTCCCTCGCAGAGCGGCTCGAACAGGACGGAGAGAACGTACTGCTCGTCGACGAGGCTCCAGATGCGGTCGAAACCGCCCGCAAACGGGGCCTCCGTGCGATCGAGGGAAACGGCACCGAGGCGAACGTCCTCGAGCGTGCCAGTGTCAGCGAGGCGAAGACGGTGATCGCGGCGACGCCGGACGACGACGTCAATCTCCTGGTCTGTCAGCTCGCTCAGACCACCTTCGACATCGAGACGGTCGCTTCGCGGGTCAACCAGCCCGAGAACGTCGAGGCGTTCGAAGCCCTCGGCGTCCGCGCCATTGACCTCTCGATGGCCACCGCCTGGTCGCTCGAGAACGTCCTCGAACGGCCGTCGCTGTCGGCGTGGATGAACGAACTCGGCCGGACCGGCGACGTCCAGGAGATCGAAGTGACGGCGTCGGATCTGGTGGGAAAGCCCATCGCCGAGCTCAATGCCGAAATTCCAGACGAGTGCATCGTCGGGTTGCTGACCCACCGGGATGGAACGACGGAGGTGCCGACGGGTGGTCACCGACTTCGGGAGGGCGACCGGGTCACCTTCCTCGGTCAAATGGACGCTGTCGATCGAGCTATCAAGCGATTCCACCCTCACGATTGA